The following proteins are encoded in a genomic region of Phycisphaera sp.:
- the ftsH gene encoding ATP-dependent zinc metalloprotease FtsH, which translates to MRPFAMSQQDQNPKQPPNGKGGPEGGPGGKRPGQQPAGPAMPQGRIMILVVALVLLGVMVMFMLQSGRGEQITLQQFYSLYDAGQIESESVVISDSAVRAVRLDGPDSSDRTTVRIDINATTRETIGRQILDKTGLSAKSQPSSNWPVYLMLGLPIVLFVFLIFIFLRSLRGAAGGAGMLGSFGKSRHKVFNKEMTGVNFKDVAGIDEAKDEVSEIIEFLKTPKKFTKLGGRIPRGVLLNGPPGCGKTLLAKAIAGEADVPFFSISGSDFVEMFVGVGASRVRDLFKQAKDNSPCLIFLDEIDAVGRRRGGGYSSGGHDEREQTLNAILVEMDGFNATDGVIVIAATNRADVLDPALVRPGRFDRQISVSLPDLKGRLEILSVHAKKVKLGPDVDLEKIARGTPMFSGADLAAITNEAAIMATMEDKDFVEHEDLEEARDKVKFGRAGKSRVREKDENKLVAYHEAGHAVLQALLPDGDPLHKVTIIPRGGMGGATFSLPEKDRMGYGLKWILATLKVMCGGRIAEARAMGDMSSGASGDISQATELARTMVTDWGMSDKLGFLRYSGSDTRDSFVPDKAYGDRTADLIDQEVRRIVDEAYAEANTMLEQNWAKVEAVAEALLKHETLTAEEVHLLIGGGSLNKASVSDLLLAERDRKPKAPEPQRDDEQGPELAGGMSPSPA; encoded by the coding sequence ATGCGTCCATTTGCGATGAGCCAGCAAGACCAGAACCCAAAGCAGCCCCCCAATGGGAAGGGCGGACCCGAAGGCGGGCCGGGTGGCAAGCGGCCCGGGCAGCAGCCTGCCGGCCCGGCCATGCCCCAGGGGCGGATCATGATCCTCGTGGTGGCCCTGGTGCTGCTAGGGGTGATGGTCATGTTCATGCTGCAGAGCGGGCGGGGCGAGCAGATCACCCTCCAGCAGTTCTACAGCCTGTACGACGCGGGCCAGATCGAATCCGAAAGCGTGGTGATCTCGGACTCGGCCGTGCGTGCCGTCCGGCTCGACGGGCCCGACAGCAGCGATCGCACGACGGTGCGCATCGACATCAACGCGACCACGCGCGAGACCATCGGCCGCCAGATCCTCGACAAAACAGGGCTGAGCGCGAAGAGCCAACCGAGCAGCAATTGGCCCGTCTACCTCATGCTGGGCCTGCCGATCGTGCTGTTCGTCTTCCTGATCTTCATCTTCCTGCGCAGCCTGCGCGGGGCCGCGGGCGGGGCGGGCATGCTGGGCAGCTTTGGCAAGAGCCGGCACAAGGTCTTCAACAAGGAGATGACCGGCGTCAACTTCAAGGACGTGGCCGGCATCGACGAGGCCAAGGACGAGGTCTCGGAGATCATCGAATTCCTCAAGACGCCCAAGAAGTTCACAAAGCTGGGCGGGCGCATCCCGCGCGGCGTGCTGCTCAACGGGCCTCCCGGCTGCGGTAAGACGTTGCTGGCCAAGGCCATCGCGGGCGAGGCCGACGTGCCGTTCTTCAGCATCTCGGGCAGCGACTTCGTAGAGATGTTCGTGGGCGTGGGTGCCAGCCGCGTACGCGACCTGTTCAAGCAGGCCAAGGACAACTCGCCGTGCCTGATCTTCCTTGATGAAATCGACGCGGTCGGCCGCCGGCGTGGCGGGGGATACAGCTCGGGCGGGCACGACGAGCGTGAGCAGACGCTCAACGCCATCCTCGTCGAGATGGACGGCTTCAACGCCACCGACGGCGTGATCGTGATCGCGGCCACCAACCGGGCCGACGTGCTCGATCCGGCCCTGGTGCGGCCGGGCCGTTTCGATCGCCAGATCTCGGTGAGTTTGCCTGACCTGAAGGGTCGGCTCGAGATCTTGAGCGTGCACGCCAAGAAGGTGAAGCTCGGGCCCGACGTCGACCTCGAGAAGATCGCGCGCGGCACGCCCATGTTCAGTGGTGCCGATCTTGCGGCCATTACGAACGAGGCGGCCATCATGGCCACCATGGAAGACAAGGACTTCGTTGAGCACGAGGACCTGGAGGAGGCCCGCGACAAGGTGAAGTTCGGCCGCGCCGGTAAGAGCCGCGTCCGCGAGAAGGACGAGAACAAGCTCGTCGCCTACCACGAGGCCGGGCACGCCGTGCTGCAGGCGTTGCTGCCCGACGGCGACCCGCTGCACAAGGTGACCATCATCCCGCGTGGTGGCATGGGCGGGGCGACCTTCAGCCTGCCCGAAAAGGACCGCATGGGCTACGGGCTCAAGTGGATCCTGGCCACGCTCAAGGTCATGTGCGGCGGACGGATCGCCGAGGCGCGCGCGATGGGCGACATGTCCAGCGGCGCGAGCGGGGATATCTCGCAAGCCACCGAGCTGGCGCGCACCATGGTCACCGATTGGGGCATGAGCGACAAGCTCGGCTTCCTGCGATACTCCGGCAGCGACACCCGCGATAGCTTCGTCCCCGACAAGGCGTACGGCGACCGCACGGCCGACCTGATCGACCAGGAGGTCCGCCGGATCGTCGACGAGGCCTACGCCGAAGCCAACACCATGCTCGAACAGAACTGGGCCAAGGTGGAAGCCGTGGCCGAGGCGCTGCTGAAGCACGAGACGCTGACGGCCGAGGAGGTCCACCTGCTGATCGGCGGCGGCTCGCTCAACAAGGCGTCGGTCTCGGACCTGCTGCTGGCCGAGCGGGACCGCAAGCCCAAGGCCCCCGAGCCCCAACGCGACGACGAACAGGGGCCGGAGTTGGCGGGTGGGATGTCGCCCAGCCCGGCGTAG
- the lptE gene encoding LPS assembly lipoprotein LptE, whose product MKPLLLAVALGLAAVGFGCASDPTQGYSFSSSYDARVESIAVNVFQNETFHPGLETDVTGALIRRVQRDTPWNVTSAGTAQTTLSGTIRDVQIRRLTQDTDGGITQQAAVRVVADFEWRSNVTGRVLARQINVAVTESFIPAAGEPLEVGLSAAADELAGVILEAMRSVW is encoded by the coding sequence TTGAAGCCGCTCCTGCTGGCCGTGGCTCTCGGATTGGCGGCGGTCGGCTTCGGCTGCGCGAGCGATCCGACCCAGGGGTACAGCTTCTCGTCCTCGTACGATGCGCGGGTCGAGAGCATCGCGGTCAACGTGTTCCAGAACGAGACGTTCCACCCCGGCCTCGAGACCGACGTGACCGGGGCGTTGATCCGCCGTGTCCAGCGCGACACACCCTGGAACGTCACCAGCGCTGGAACGGCCCAGACGACCCTGAGCGGGACCATCCGCGACGTGCAGATCCGCCGGCTGACCCAGGACACCGATGGCGGCATCACCCAGCAGGCCGCCGTGCGGGTGGTGGCCGACTTCGAGTGGCGGAGCAACGTCACCGGGCGTGTCCTGGCGCGGCAGATCAACGTCGCCGTGACCGAATCGTTCATCCCCGCCGCGGGCGAGCCGCTAGAGGTCGGGCTCTCGGCAGCCGCCGACGAACTGGCGGGGGTGATCCTGGAAGCCATGCGTTCGGTATGGTAA
- a CDS encoding terpene cyclase/mutase family protein — MACVLAMVALCGVAALAQEAPVPADPMVEITPELDESVALGLTFLASQQNPDGSFGDGAWGRGIAVTSLAALAFMADGQMPDRGQHGEVIRKALEYVLDRSGESGLLADDQAPSPMYGHGFAALFLGEVYGMSGGDEAQRERLHEALVKAVRLIERSQNDEGGWRYNPVPTDADVSVTICQVMALRSARNAGIEVSSEVIDNAVDYVKRCQNPDGGFRYQERNGSSAWPRSAAGVATLYYAGEFTDEAIDPGVNYLIREALPGQGLRRGYFYYGHYYAVQAMFLAGGDAWRTWWPAARRELIDLQDGNGAWPDRTVGTAYGTAMALIVLQMPKRYLPIYQK; from the coding sequence GTGGCGTGTGTGTTGGCGATGGTGGCGCTGTGCGGCGTGGCGGCTCTGGCGCAGGAAGCCCCGGTGCCCGCCGACCCGATGGTGGAGATCACGCCCGAGCTCGACGAGAGCGTGGCGCTCGGGCTCACGTTCCTGGCCAGCCAGCAGAACCCCGACGGGTCGTTCGGCGACGGCGCGTGGGGACGCGGGATCGCGGTCACGTCGCTGGCGGCCCTCGCGTTCATGGCCGACGGGCAGATGCCCGACCGTGGGCAGCACGGAGAGGTCATCCGCAAGGCGCTCGAGTACGTGCTCGATCGATCGGGCGAGAGCGGGCTGCTGGCCGATGACCAGGCGCCCAGCCCGATGTACGGGCACGGGTTCGCCGCGCTGTTCCTGGGCGAGGTCTACGGCATGAGCGGGGGCGACGAGGCCCAGCGGGAGCGTCTGCACGAGGCGCTGGTGAAAGCCGTGCGCTTGATCGAACGCTCGCAGAACGACGAGGGCGGCTGGCGGTACAACCCCGTGCCGACCGACGCGGACGTGAGCGTCACTATCTGCCAGGTGATGGCGTTGCGCTCGGCCCGGAACGCGGGCATCGAGGTGAGCAGCGAGGTCATCGACAACGCGGTGGACTACGTCAAGCGGTGCCAGAACCCCGACGGTGGGTTTCGCTACCAGGAGCGGAACGGGTCGAGCGCGTGGCCCAGGTCGGCCGCGGGCGTGGCCACGTTGTACTACGCCGGCGAATTCACCGACGAGGCGATCGATCCGGGGGTGAACTACCTCATCCGCGAGGCGCTGCCGGGGCAGGGCTTGCGGCGCGGGTACTTCTACTACGGGCACTATTACGCCGTGCAGGCCATGTTCTTGGCCGGCGGAGACGCGTGGCGCACGTGGTGGCCCGCGGCTCGGCGGGAGTTGATCGACCTGCAAGACGGCAACGGCGCATGGCCCGATCGCACGGTAGGGACGGCTTATGGGACGGCCATGGCACTCATCGTCTTGCAAATGCCCAAGCGGTACCTGCCGATCTATCAGAAGTAG
- a CDS encoding 16S rRNA (uracil(1498)-N(3))-methyltransferase, which produces MHHLIVDTLDPAQTEMAIEGEQARHAIRVRRMESGEPLILMDGAGRTAEAVIDGTDKNGPQHSWRLLVGITRHREHPRPSPEVNILCPAPKGDLMETMIDELSQAGAASWRPLETQRTERQPKQAKMDRLARITREAAKQCGRPWYLELADGVAFEDAITLPGAVLADAGGATPTRVLADAPSETWSRGIHVLVGPEGGFSDQERSMARDAGLATVGLGPHVLRIGTASVVAASGFVMAARESW; this is translated from the coding sequence ATGCACCACCTCATCGTCGACACCCTCGACCCGGCCCAGACCGAGATGGCCATCGAGGGCGAGCAAGCCCGCCACGCAATCCGAGTCCGCAGGATGGAATCAGGGGAGCCCCTCATTCTGATGGATGGTGCCGGCCGCACGGCCGAGGCGGTGATCGACGGTACCGATAAAAATGGACCCCAACACTCGTGGAGACTCCTGGTCGGGATTACCCGGCATCGCGAGCACCCGCGCCCGAGCCCCGAGGTCAACATCCTGTGCCCGGCTCCCAAGGGCGACCTGATGGAAACCATGATCGACGAGCTCAGCCAGGCCGGGGCGGCGAGCTGGCGGCCGCTGGAAACCCAGCGCACCGAGCGTCAGCCCAAGCAGGCCAAGATGGATCGCCTCGCCAGGATCACCCGGGAGGCCGCCAAGCAGTGCGGCCGGCCCTGGTATCTCGAATTGGCCGACGGCGTCGCCTTCGAGGACGCCATCACGCTGCCAGGGGCCGTGCTGGCGGATGCGGGGGGAGCCACGCCCACGCGGGTTCTTGCTGATGCTCCGTCGGAGACGTGGTCGCGGGGCATCCACGTGCTGGTGGGCCCCGAGGGCGGCTTTTCGGACCAGGAGCGAAGCATGGCCCGGGATGCCGGGTTGGCCACCGTGGGCCTGGGGCCGCACGTGCTCCGCATCGGCACGGCCTCGGTCGTAGCGGCCAGCGGGTTCGTGATGGCCGCCCGGGAGTCCTGGTGA
- a CDS encoding OsmC family protein: MAEPRVVRVSIGKDHYHTDITAGGHTLVADEPKSVGGTDDGPDPYALLLSALGACKAITVRMYADRKGWPLDRLEIDLSHQRQHAKDCEDCEQEDGIISVIECTLSAHGDLTDEQRSRLTEIADKCPVHKTITGANHIRTKLT; the protein is encoded by the coding sequence ATGGCAGAGCCTCGCGTCGTTCGTGTCAGCATCGGCAAGGACCACTACCACACCGACATCACCGCCGGCGGGCACACGCTGGTGGCCGACGAGCCCAAGAGCGTGGGCGGCACCGACGACGGGCCCGATCCCTACGCCCTGCTGCTCTCGGCCCTGGGCGCGTGCAAGGCGATCACCGTCCGCATGTACGCCGACCGCAAGGGATGGCCGCTCGACCGGCTCGAGATCGACCTGAGCCACCAACGCCAGCACGCCAAGGACTGCGAAGACTGCGAGCAAGAAGATGGCATTATCAGCGTGATCGAGTGCACGCTCTCGGCCCATGGCGACCTGACCGACGAGCAACGCTCACGGCTGACCGAGATCGCCGACAAGTGCCCGGTGCACAAGACCATCACCGGCGCGAACCACATCCGCACCAAGCTGACCTAA